The following nucleotide sequence is from Acidimicrobiales bacterium.
GGCACGCCTCCCATCAAGCCCACCCGGCAACAGACAGACCGGATCAGTCCTTACGGATCGCCAGGATGGCCAAATCGTCCTGAACCATGCCGGCGCTAAAATCGTTGGCAGCATCCAACAGCTGCTTGCAAAGCACACCCGGAGCGATCCCTGGGTTGCGCCGCACCATGTCGCCGATGCGTTCCTCGCCGAACAGTTCGTCACCACTACGAGCCTCCGCTAGACCATCGGTGTACATGACGGCCATGTCGTCACGAGCCAGCGGAATCTCCCGGCTGAAGTAGGACGCGTCCGACGTCAACATCAACAGTGGACCAGTGGAACGAAGCGGCCGCACCTCACGGCCGTGCCAGAGAAACGTCGCCGGGTGCCCCGCCGAGGCGTAGCGAAGCGTGTCGGCCTCAGTATCGAACACCAAGACGACGAGTGAAATGAACTCCTCGGATCGTTCCTGCGACGACATCTGCCGGTTCAGCTCCTCAAGGGCCTGTGCCGGATCCCGGAACTGCCGCAGGAAGGTCCGCAACAGGTACTTGGCCTGGAAAGCGGTGATAGACGCCTCGATGCCATGTCCGGCCACGTCGCCCACCACCGCAGCGAGACGAGTGTCCGACATCTGGAACACGTCGAAGAAGTCGCCGGCCATGAGACCGGTACCCGCCTGGTAGACCCGACCGACCTCGAATCCCGTGAAGTTCGGAAGTTCTTCGGGGGCGAGACGACCAGCCCACGCCTTGGGAGCCAGATCCTCCTGCTCGAGAGCCTCCTGGGCCCGACGTTCAATGTCGATGCTCTGGCGGGCCATTCGGGCCTCACGAACGGCATGACGAGCCCATGCAGTGGACACCAGTGCCGGGATGGCCACCATGGAGAACACCATGGCACCAGCCGTACCCTCTGCGAAGGCGTTGACCAGCGAGGCCAGGGCCAACAGGCCATACAGGGACGCTGCGTGGAGCTCCTTGCGGAACGTCGACCAAGCCAGTGTGTAGGCGTCGGGGGCCACCTCAGGGTCGATCCGTCCGACCAGGCGATGGCGATGGCGGGCCGAACGCGCCCAACCGAGGGCTGCAGCCAGACAGATGATGCCAAGGACGACGAGGACCGGCTCTCGCATAGAAATCAAGCGTAGTCCAGGGTCTCCGAATTCGGGGTCGGCCCGGGACGGGCCTATCCGGAGCGGCCTATTCCGAGCGGCGACGCACCCGGAGCTTGATGGGCGTGGACCCCAGATCCAGATCCTCGCGGAGCTTCCGTTCCAGGTACCGGAGCCAGGTCCGCGGCACCTCCCGGTTGGCAAACAACGTGAAGGTCGGTGGATCGGTCGCGCCCTGCGTCGCGTACAGCACCCGAACCCCGGCCGGTGCCGGATGGGCTGCCTGGGCAGCCCGGACCACGTCGTTGACCCGGCGGGTCGGAATTCTGGTCCGGTAGTCGGCAATGGTCTCTTCGAGCGCCGGCCACAGCCGCTGGACGTTCTTGCCCGACAGGGCGCTGATCCGTAGCACGGGTGCCTCGCCCACGAAGTGGAGCTTGTCTCCCACCTGGATCATCGCGTCCTCACGCTGCTCGGCATCGCAGAGATCCCACTTGTTGAGGAGCACCACGATCGGACAGCCCGCGGCATCCACACGCTCGGCCAAGCGCTGGTCCTGGTGAGTCACCCCGAGGGTGGCGTCGATGACCAGCAGGGCCACATCTGCGGTGTCGACCGCCTTGAGGGCCCGCACCAGTGAGTAATACTCCGTCTGCTCGTCGATCCGTGCCTTGCGTCGCATCCCCGCGGTATCGATAAATCGCACCGGCCCGGTGGCTGTCTCCACCACAGTGTCCACGGTGTCTCGTGTCGTACCGGGGCGGTCGTGGATCACGGCCCGGTCCTCGCCTGTCAACCGGTTGAACAGCGTCGACTTCCCCACGTTGGGACGGCCTACGAGGGTTACCCCCACGATGCGTTCGCCGGGCTCCTCCTCGGCCACCTCGTCGGGCTCGTCGTCAGGCAGAGCGGCCACCAGACGGTCCAGAAGATCGCCGGCACCGCGCCCGTGAAGGGCACTCACCGGGATCGGTTCGCCCAAGCCCAGCGACATGAGTTCCCAGATGGCGGCCTCGTGGACCCGGTCGTCGACCTTGTTGGCCACCAGCAAGACCGGAGCCGTAGAACTCCGCAGCAGCGTGGCCACCC
It contains:
- a CDS encoding PP2C family protein-serine/threonine phosphatase, with the translated sequence MREPVLVVLGIICLAAALGWARSARHRHRLVGRIDPEVAPDAYTLAWSTFRKELHAASLYGLLALASLVNAFAEGTAGAMVFSMVAIPALVSTAWARHAVREARMARQSIDIERRAQEALEQEDLAPKAWAGRLAPEELPNFTGFEVGRVYQAGTGLMAGDFFDVFQMSDTRLAAVVGDVAGHGIEASITAFQAKYLLRTFLRQFRDPAQALEELNRQMSSQERSEEFISLVVLVFDTEADTLRYASAGHPATFLWHGREVRPLRSTGPLLMLTSDASYFSREIPLARDDMAVMYTDGLAEARSGDELFGEERIGDMVRRNPGIAPGVLCKQLLDAANDFSAGMVQDDLAILAIRKD
- the der gene encoding ribosome biogenesis GTPase Der; amino-acid sequence: MSSTVAIVGRPNVGKSTLMNRILGRREAIVEERPGVTRDRKEVEASWQGREFTLVDTGGWIADGDSLDEKVSRQSERAIADADAVLFVVDATVGVTEDDARVATLLRSSTAPVLLVANKVDDRVHEAAIWELMSLGLGEPIPVSALHGRGAGDLLDRLVAALPDDEPDEVAEEEPGERIVGVTLVGRPNVGKSTLFNRLTGEDRAVIHDRPGTTRDTVDTVVETATGPVRFIDTAGMRRKARIDEQTEYYSLVRALKAVDTADVALLVIDATLGVTHQDQRLAERVDAAGCPIVVLLNKWDLCDAEQREDAMIQVGDKLHFVGEAPVLRISALSGKNVQRLWPALEETIADYRTRIPTRRVNDVVRAAQAAHPAPAGVRVLYATQGATDPPTFTLFANREVPRTWLRYLERKLREDLDLGSTPIKLRVRRRSE